In one Salvelinus fontinalis isolate EN_2023a chromosome 16, ASM2944872v1, whole genome shotgun sequence genomic region, the following are encoded:
- the LOC129813224 gene encoding uncharacterized protein LOC129813224 isoform X2, translating into MRGVVLLFLLSLWPGGQVDAIDQDVLANVVQEMRRFGLGGRQYAMAVLLTKQQCTKNRAIFDVGVQPQVVQNALNGNNVYTGNRLIAATPLRIVQAGRTKTDHAEYRLLSGGNTNLSPMQTLINSAGLNDGQCIVFFSTYSPCLEKCNNPNGRNDIVPLMNVFQGFDKNRKAFVFSSVWDPSRNHPGVTNPSRQWMFDSFKRIDGYLPLYRCDRFKENNKWVNRCYRCVTANTNPETNDCLYGYS; encoded by the exons aTGAGGGGAGTTGTCCTTCTCTTCCTGCTGTCTCTCTGGCCTGGAGGCCAGGTGGATGCTATCGATCAAGATGTATTGGCTAATGTGGTACAAGAGATGAGAAG GTTCGGCCTTGGGGGACGCCAGTATGCCATGGCTGTCTTACTCACCAAACAGCAGTGCACCAAAAATAGAGCAATCTTTGATGTAGGCGTGCAACCTCAGGTTGTCCAGAACGCACTTAATGGTAACAATGTCTACACAGGAAACCGGCTCATCGCAGCCACACCTCTTAGAATAGTCCAGGCTGGCAGAACTAAAACAGACCATGCTGAGTACCGTCTCTTGAGTGGTGGTAATACCAACCTCAGCCCAATGCAGACTCTGATAAACAGTGCTGGTCTTAATGATGGTCAATGTATCGTCTTCTTCTCCACCTACTCTCCCTGTCTGGAGAAATGCAACAACCCTAATGGACGAAACGATATTGTCCCCTTAATGAACGTCTTTCAAGGCTTTGACAAAAACCGTAAGGCCTTTGTCTTCTCCTCGGTTTGGGACCCTTCAAGGAACCATCCAGGAGTGACCAACCCCTCTAGGCAGTGGATGTTTGACTCCTTCAAGAGAATAGATGGATACCTACCTTTATATCGATGTGACAGATTCAAGGAAAACAATAAATGGGTCAACAGATGTTACCGTTGTGTCACTGCCAACACAAATCCTGAGACCAATGACTGTCTGTATGGATACTCATAG
- the LOC129813224 gene encoding uncharacterized protein LOC129813224 isoform X1: MDTKSVQYLNGENIELNIFFLSFPLSVHPPLSVHLSLCPSLSLSIPLSLSIPLSLSIPLSLSISLSVHLSLSFHLSLCPSLSLSISLSLSIPLSLCPSPSLCPSLSLSISLSIHPSLSLCPSLSLCPSLSLSISLSLSISLSLCPSLSLCPSLSLSLSICLSLSISLSLSISLSLSISLSLSISLSLSISLSLCPSLSLCPSLSLCPSLSVHPSLSVHPSLSVHPSPSVNPSLSVHLSFCPSLSLCPSLSLSISLSVHLSLCPSPSLFVHPHLSVHLSLCPSLSLSVHLSLSLSISLSLSISLSLSISLSVHLSLSVHLSLSVHLSLSVHLSLYTVH, encoded by the coding sequence ATGGATACTAAAAGTGTACAATATCTCAATGGTGAAAATATAGAACTgaatattttctttctctctttccctctctctgtccatccccctctctctgtccatctctctctctgtccatctctctctctgtccatccctctctctctgtccatccctctctctctgtccatccctctctctctgtccatctctctttctgtccatctctctctctctttccatctctctctctgtccatctctctctctgtccatctctctctctctgtccatccccctctctctttgtccatccccatctctctgtccatctctctctctgtccatctctctctctatccatccctctctctctctctgtccatctctctctctctgtccatctctctctctgtccatctctctctctctgtccatctctctctctctctgtccatctctctccctctgtccatctctctctctctctctgtccatctgtctctctctgtccatctctctctctctgtccatctctctctctctgtccatctctctctctctgtccatctctctctctctgtccatctctctctctctctgtccatctctctctctctgtccatctctctctctctgtccctctctctctgtccatccctctctctctgtccatccctctctctctgtccatccctctccctctgtcaatccctctctctctgtccatctctctttctgtccatctctctctctctgtccatctctctctctgtccatctctctctctgtccatctctctctctgtccatccccctctctctttgtccatccccatctctctgtccatctctctctctgtccatctctctctctctctgtccatctctctctctctctgtccatctctctctctctgtccatctctctctctctgtccatctctctctctgtccatctctctctctctgtccatctctctctctctgtccatctctctctctctgtccatctctctctctacacagttcATTAA